From a region of the Cucumis sativus cultivar 9930 chromosome 6, Cucumber_9930_V3, whole genome shotgun sequence genome:
- the LOC101203269 gene encoding tetratricopeptide repeat protein 33 translates to MKLTWKNKGNSKKRSLTTISTRSNLPFEVPGVVEEDDRANPQVKEVTAQPVDRSEDEASDRSLSDLKRLAESFQAQGNTLAEGGKFREALGKWETALTLMPENAVLHEQKAQVLLEVGEAWGALKAATRATDLDPSWAEAWITLGRAQLNFGEPDSAIESFDRALAIKPDSGDVQDDRQTAMRLIKRRKQLHSAGLSSSKNRYLVGEKLSDADGS, encoded by the exons ATGAAGCTCACATGGAAGAACAAGGGCAATAGTAAGAAGCGATCTCTTACAACTATTTCAACCCGTTCAAATCTTCCTTTTGAGGTACCTGGCGTGGTGGAGGAAGACGATAGGGCTAATCCCCAAGTTAAAGAAGTAACCGCCCAGCCGGTAGACCGGAGTGAGGATGAAGCTTCAGACCGTTCCCTTTCAGACCTCAAACGTCTCGCTGAATCATTTCAAGCTCAAGGCAATACGCTTGCGGAG gGTGGGAAATTCCGGGAGGCTCTGGGAAAATGGGAGACTGCTCTTACTTTGATGCCCGAAAATGCAGTTTTACATGAACAAAAGGCACAAGTTCTACTGGAGGTTGGGGAAGCTTGGGGTGCTTTGAAGGCTGCAACCA GAGCTACTGACTTAGATCCATCATGGGCTGAG GCGTGGATCACCCTTGGTAGAGCACAGTTAAACTTTGGGGAACCAGATAGTGCTATAGAAAGCTTTGACAGAGCACTGGCCATTAAG CCTGATTCTGGGGATGTTCAAGATGACCGACAAACTGCAATGCGTCTTATAAAGCGGCGAAAACAGCTCCATTCAGCTGGGTTGAGCAGTTCTAAAAATCGTTATTTGGTGGGAGAGAAGTTGAGCGATGCTGATGGTTCATGA
- the LOC101204980 gene encoding disease resistance protein RGA2, whose amino-acid sequence MAESILCSLAGSIITKLGSFALQDLGLLWGFHDELDKLKGTVSALEAVLLDAEEKQSKSRAVKDWILKLKDTFYDIDDLLDVFSYESLKRQVMTKHRTNNTKKVRIFFSKSNQIAFRLKMSQKIKRVREKLDAIAMDKTQFNLYENTREIQDDESTKRLETTSFIREGEIIGRDDDKKSIIHYLLDTNIHEDSVAVIAIIGMGGLGKTALVQSIYGDEKVKKHFELTMWVCISEEFDVKVIIEKIIESLTKKKREPDLQLDTLQSMVREKIDGKRYLLVMDDVWNVNRAKWISLKRKMAFSNESEVLENSKLVVIGKEIVTKLKGSPLAIRVIGSYLYSKKSEKDWLSFKDHELDTIMQQENEIQSILKISFNHLSSSLKHCFTYCALFSKDYHHEIRKNDLIKQWMAQGFIQPHNKKAMEDVGDDYFEELLGRSFFQDIRKNKWGEIKKFKMHDIIHDLACSVVENDCVLANDDTKSIDKRTRHVSISAFNSMTRWKLITKSLIEAKNLRTLNYARRHHIDLSNHLRLRTLNLEFHFVPKCIGKMKHLRYINITYCYIDFLPKAVTKLYHLETLIIRGCLELRELSSDIKNLINLRHLDIKDFKHVWSYMPKGMGSMTTLQTMNLFILGENKGGELSELNGLVNLRGSLSIQQLQFCKPIGLENVKYLEEKSRIQKLELHWKTYQRESKIDDEDERVLESLKPHSNLQKIRIEGYRGLKLCNWFSFDSIVNLVFIKLFNCEKLQQLPRFDRFPFLKHLHLEDLPSIEYIAINNYVSSSMTTFFPSLENLSIIKLPNLKEWWKGESIDQNTSFPTILRHLSQLKIHYCRQLASIPQHGPLQSLDIRDISLQLFELVIKMTATNIIVGEDSSSSANDMFIRSSSSLKIWKIDWEFLPNDLFSNVTHLQSLVIGRCFNLKMSFDDDNVRWKELGSLRTLRLCFIPKLEYLPKGFQYLKALEHLELLWCENLACILGIEHLTSLSRLEISNCPNLTSLPEGMTQLISLTCLIIDDCPNLSTLPEGLHHLLNTPSLSANIATKLGSFSLLELGLLWIGFHEELDKLKDTLFAIQVVLLDAEHKQYKSYAVKE is encoded by the exons ATGGCAGAATCCATTCTGTGCAGCCTTGCAGGAAGCATTATTACCAAATTGGGTTCTTTCGCACTTCAAGACCTTGGATTGTTGTGGGGTTTCCATGATGAACTTGACAAACTGAAAGGCACTGTTTCCGCCCTCGAAGCCGTACTTCTCGACGCAGAAGAGAAGCAGTCCAAAAGTCGTGCAGTGAAGGACTGGATTTTAAAGCTTAAAGATACTTTCTACGACATCGACGATTTGTTGGACGTGTTCTCCTATGAATCTTTGAAAAGACAAGTTATGACCAAACATAGAACTAATAACACCAAAAAAGTACgcattttcttctcaaaatctAATCAAATTGCATTTCGTTTGAAAATGAgtcaaaaaatcaaaagggtCCGAGAGAAATTAGATGCAATTGCTATGGATAAAACTCAATTCAATCTTTATGAGAATACTAGGGAAATACAAGATGATGAATCGACAAAACGACTGGAGACTACCTCTTTCATACGTGAAGGAGAAATAATTGGTCGGGATGATGacaaaaaaagtattatacATTATCTATTGGATACCAACATCCACGAAGATAGTGTTGCAGTGATTGCTATTATTGGAATGGGAGGATTAGGAAAGACTGCTCTTGTTCAATCTATTTATGGTGACGAGAAGGTAAAGAAACATTTTGAGTTGACAATGTGGGTGTGTATTTCTGAAGAATTTGATGTCAAagtaattattgaaaaaattatagagTCTCTCACAAAAAAGAAACGTGAGCCTGACCTTCAGCTTGATACGTTGCAAAGCATGGTCCGAGAGAAAATTGATGGAAAAAGATACTTGCTTGTCATGGATGATGTGTGGAATGTTAATCGTGCAAAATGGATAAGTCTAAAAAG aaaaatggCATTTTCCAACGAATCAGAGGTGCTTGAGAATTCAAAGTTGGTTGTAATTGGTAAGGAGATTGTTACAAAGTTGAAAGGTTCTCCTCTTGCAATAAGAGTAATTGGGAGTTATCTCTATTCAAAAAAGTCAGAAAAGGATTGGTTGTCATTCAAGGACCATGAACTCGACACAATCATGCAACAAGAAAATGAGATACAATCGATACTAAAGATCAGTTTTAACCACCTCTCATCTAGTTTGAAGCATTGTTTCACATATTGTGCATTATTCTCCAAAGATTATCACCATGAAATtcgaaaaaatgatttgataaaaCAATGGATGGCACAAGGCTTCATTCAACCACATAATAAGAAGGCAATGGAAGATGTTGGTGATGATTATTTCGAAGAACTACTGGGGAGATCATTTTTTCAAGacataagaaaaaacaaatggggAGAGATCAAGAAGTTCAAGATGCACGACATCATACACGATCTTGCATGTTCTGTTGTAGAAAATGATTGTGTACTTGCTAATGATGACACTAAGTCCATTGACAAAAGGACTCGACATGTGTCAATTTCGGCCTTCAACTCAATGACAAGATGGAAACTcattacaaaatcattaataGAGGCAAAGAATTTGAGAACATTGAATTATGCTCGTCGTCATCACATCGATCTCTCTAATCATTTGCGGTTACGAACATTGAATTTGGAGTTTCATTTTGTTCCCAAGTGTATTGGTAAGATGAAACATTTGagatatattaatattacttACTGTTATATTGATTTCCTTCCCAAGGCAGTTACAAAACTGTACCATTTGGAAACACTCATCATTCGTGGATGTCTCGAGCTAAGAGAATTGTCAAGTGATATTAAGAATCTTATCAATCTTAGACATCTAGATATTAAGGATTTTAAACATGTTTGGAGTTATATGCCAAAAGGAATGGGTTCAATGACTACCCTTCAAACaatgaatttgtttatattggGAGAGAATAAAGGTGGTGAGTTAAGTGAACTCAATGGATTGGTCAACTTGAGAGGATCATTAAGTATTCAACAATTGCAGTTCTGCAAACCCATTGGCttagaaaatgttaaataccTTGAAGAAAAATCCAGAATTCAAAAGTTGGAATTACATTGGAAGACCTATCAAAGGGAATCTAAAattgatgatgaagatgagaGAGTTTTGGAGAGCTTGAAACCACattcaaatcttcaaaaaatACGCATAGAAGGATATAGAGGATTGAAGTTATGTAACTGGTTCTCATTTGATTCTATTGTGAATTTGGTCTTTATAAAGCTTTTCAACTGTGAAAAATTGCAACAGCTTCCTCGATTTGATCGATTTCCTTTTCTCAAACATCTTCATCTGGAAGATTTACCGAGTATCGAGTATATTGCTATTAACAATTATGTTTCTTCATCAATGACTACTTTCTTTCCATCCCTTGAGAATCTAAGCATCATTAAGTTGCCTAACTTGAAAGAATGGTGGAAGGGGGAAAGCATTGATCAAAATACTTCATTTCCAACAATTTTACGTCATCTTTCTCAACTAAAGATTCATTATTGTAGACAATTGGCTTCTATTCCACAACATGGACCTTTGCAATCATTGGACATACGTGATATCAGTTTGCAACTTTTTGAGTTGGTAATCAAAATGACCGCTACGAACATTATTGTTGGGGaggattcttcttcttcagcgAATGATATGTTTATTAGATCCTCATCTTCTCTAAAGATCTGGAAGATTGATTGGGAGTTTCTACCAAATGACTTATTCTCCAATGTGACACATCTCCAGTCTCTTGTCATAGGACGTTgcttcaatttaaaaatgtcttttgATGATGATAATGTAAGATGGAAAGAACTCGGAAGTCTTCGCACACTTCGACTTTGTTTCATCCCCAAATTAGAGTATTTGCCTAAGGGTTTCCAATATTTGAAAGCACTCGAACATTTGGAACTACTTTGGTGTGAAAATTTGGCGTGTATTTTAGGGATTGAGCATCTCACTTCACTATCACGATtggaaatttcaaattgtCCTAATTTAACTTCTTTGCCGGAAGGGATGACTCAACTTATTTCATTAACATGTTTGATAATCGATGATTGTCCCAATTTAAGTACCTTGCCAGAAGGGCTTCATCACCTCCTTAATACCCCGAG CCTTTCAGCAAATATTGCAACCAAATTGGGTTCTTTCTCGCTCCTAGAGCTTGGATTGTTGTGGATCGGTTTCCATGAAGAGCTTGACAAACTGAAAGACACTCTTTTCGCCATCCAAGTAGTACTTCTCGACGCAGAACATAAGCAGTACAAGAGTTATGCGGTGAAGGAATAG